A genomic segment from Pararge aegeria chromosome 15, ilParAegt1.1, whole genome shotgun sequence encodes:
- the LOC120630072 gene encoding sine oculis-binding protein homolog gives MDKNNMNPSSPPKAKVKKENEEEIKEFAETAMNELLGWYGYERLELRRWAASRARDAGSPEQAEQKGKEECSWCNKSVASESGALQQAGAVFCGELCFSQSRRANFKRAKTCDWCRHVRHTVAYVDFQDGATQLQFCSDKCLNQYKMHIFCRETQAHLDLNPHLVNASSSSSLITPELWLKNCKSRSSSPKSERSGSPSVEKTQNVTSEKSDPPSNQRKSPLPLITIAPPAKLMNPKPLDERPVQKSPEAKKDSRNLKMNLRKRRTSKCSATVTSQSIRQNSTPKAQEVRMCSPSIDGSSPSSTVTMGNSAIHSPPNPVNQIPPFPNPMFGMPPPGFMDNPNGHINDHRHPMFAPRLGFMPPPPGMMHQERPRMFPPMHFPPQINAIGQAPPVTVLVPYPVILPIPLPIPIPIPLTAFLQAHCANKVKTEVSNDDTEGPLDFTINSDKKKNGQESEKSDVVEISNAEAADKSNQYDPDKEVNERIEADKSTTELSPEVGNPEQTLPKFKITRLGNKMAKIVTKPREPAESSRPLRKRRRLVEVSTDDDPMMSKTRKIVQV, from the exons GAGTTTGCGGAAACAGCAATGAATGAACTGCTGGGATGGTACGGGTACGAAAGACTGGAGCTGAGGCGGTGGGCAGCTTCCCGGGCGAGAGACGCAGGCAGTCCGGAACAGGCAGAGCAAAAGGGCAAAG AAGAATGCTCGTggtgcaataaaagtgttgCAAGCGAGAGCGGCGCCCTGCAGCAGGCGGGGGCGGTGTTCTGTGGCGAGTTATGCTTCAGCCAGTCCCGCCGAGCCAACTTCAAGCGGGCGAAGACTTGCGACTGGTGCAGGCACGTGCGCCATACAGTCGCCTATGTCGACTTCCAG GACGGCGCCACACAACTGCAGTTCTGTTCCGACAAATGCCTCAATCAATACAAGATGCACATCTTCTGCCGGGAGACGCAGGCACACCTCGATCTCAACCCGCACCTGGTGAACGCCTCGTCATCCTCCAGCCTCATCACGCCCGAACTCTGGCTCAAAAACTGCAAGAGCAGATCTTCATCGCCGAAATCAGAGCGCTCTGGATCACCAAGTGTCGAAAAAACCCAAAATGTTACGTCAGAAAAATCAGACCCACCATCTAACCAAAGAAAATCACCACTGCCCTTAATAACAATAGCTCCTCCAGCCAAATTGATGAACCCGAAACCTCTGGATGAGAGACCCGTACAGAAATCTCCAGAAGCGAAGAAGGATTCACGGAATCTAAAAATGAATTTACGCAAACGTAGGACGTCTAAATGTTCTGCAACGGTCACATCTCAAAGTATCAGACAAAATTCGACGCCGAAAGCACAGGAAGTGAGAATGTGCAGTCCTTCAATAGACGGGTCGTCACCTTCATCTACCGTTACTATGGGAAATAGCGCAATACATTCTCCACCTAATCCAGTAAATCAAATACCCCCATTTCCCAATCCAATGTTTGGAATGCCACCACCAGGTTTCATGGACAACCCTAACGGTCACATAAACGACCACAGACACCCGATGTTTGCACCGAGACTTGGCTTTATGCCTCCACCTCCCGGAATGATGCACCAAGAAAGACCCAGAATGTTCCCACCAATGCACTTCCCACCACAAATAAATGCAATAGGCCAAGCCCCGCCAGTGACAGTCCTTGTTCCATATCCTGTAATTTTACCAATACCTCTTCCCATACCTATTCCGATTCCTTTAACTGCATTCTTACAAGCCCACTGTGCGAATAAAGTCAAAACTGAAGTAAGTAATGACGATACAGAAGGTCCGTtagactttacaataaatagtgataaaaagaaaaatggacAAGAGAGCGAGAAAAGCGATGTTGTAGAAATAAGCAATGCAGAGGCTGCTGATAAAAGCAATCAATATGATCCAGATAAAGAAGTTAATGAACGAATAGAAGCCGATAAATCGACTACTGAACTCAGTCCGGAAGTTGGTAATCCTGAACAGACTTTaccgaaattcaaaattacgaGATTAGGAAATAAAATGGCTAAAATTGTAACAAAACCCCGGGAACCTGCAGAGTCGTCGAGACCTTTAAGAAAACGACGAAGACTTGTTGAAGTTTCGACTGACGACGATCCGATGATGTCTAAAACGAGAAAAATTGTGCAGGTTTAA